A part of Tardiphaga sp. vice304 genomic DNA contains:
- a CDS encoding PDR/VanB family oxidoreductase encodes MRFAEHWTGCRVAATRDVTPGIREITLRPDAPVASYPPGSHINVSLLIDGQPQTRSYSLVGERQPDSLRIAVRLAPDSRGGSRAMWALQPGARLEISSPSSLFDIDWTRNYYCLIAGGIGITPITGIAAVLRPRAGIDMQLHYAMTSRKDAAYLDELSGLLGERLHVHASDEGHRLDLAATFDALPADAIAILCGPMRMLEAARRAWNDAGRAPADLRYETFGSSGLLPTAEFRVRLKGSGEEIVVPANRSMLAALNDAGFEVMSDCERGECGVCSIDVLAVDGEIDHRDVFFSDHQKQGNTKICPCVSRAVGTVTVDTLYRPDAM; translated from the coding sequence ATGCGCTTTGCCGAACACTGGACCGGATGCCGTGTCGCTGCGACCCGCGACGTCACGCCCGGCATTCGCGAAATCACGCTGCGCCCGGATGCGCCGGTCGCTTCCTACCCGCCCGGCAGCCACATCAATGTGAGCCTGCTGATCGACGGCCAGCCGCAGACGCGGTCGTACTCGCTGGTCGGCGAGCGGCAGCCCGACAGCTTGCGCATCGCGGTGCGGCTGGCGCCGGACAGCCGCGGCGGCTCGCGGGCGATGTGGGCGTTGCAGCCGGGCGCGCGGCTGGAGATTTCCAGCCCGTCGTCGCTGTTCGACATCGACTGGACGCGCAACTATTATTGCCTGATCGCCGGCGGCATCGGCATTACGCCGATCACCGGCATTGCCGCGGTGCTGCGGCCGCGCGCCGGCATCGACATGCAATTGCATTACGCAATGACGTCGCGGAAGGACGCCGCCTATCTCGACGAATTGTCCGGCCTGCTCGGCGAGCGGCTGCACGTCCACGCCAGCGACGAGGGCCACCGTCTCGATCTCGCCGCCACCTTCGACGCCCTCCCCGCGGACGCCATCGCCATCCTGTGCGGGCCGATGCGGATGCTGGAAGCGGCGCGGCGCGCCTGGAACGACGCCGGCCGCGCGCCGGCCGACCTGCGCTACGAGACGTTCGGCTCCAGCGGGTTGTTGCCGACGGCGGAATTCCGCGTGCGGCTGAAGGGCTCCGGCGAGGAAATCGTGGTGCCGGCAAACCGCTCGATGCTGGCGGCGCTCAACGACGCAGGTTTTGAAGTGATGAGCGATTGCGAGCGCGGCGAATGCGGCGTCTGCTCCATCGACGTGCTGGCGGTCGACGGCGAGATCGACCACCGAGACGTGTTCTTCAGCGATCATCAGAAGCAGGGCAACACGAAAATCTGCCCGTGCGTGTCGCGCGCGGTGGGCACGGTGACGGTCGATACGCTGTACCGGCCGGACGCGATGTGA